A window from Cryobacterium sp. PAMC25264 encodes these proteins:
- a CDS encoding LysE/ArgO family amino acid transporter, which yields MTPATTLLPALLGLVTGLSLIIAIGAQNAFVLRLGIEGRNRVIAPVVIICALSDAALILAGVLGMGALVQAAPVAMVVVRMLGAAFLVVYGLWAARRALRPGTLVVTGAPGVTGMRVAVGTVLALTWLNPHVYLDTVLFLGSVASQQGPAERWWWVGGAMLASVLWFTGLGFGARLLRPVFARPGAWRVLDGTIAVVMLALGIRLALNF from the coding sequence ATGACCCCCGCAACCACGCTCCTGCCCGCTCTGCTGGGCCTGGTGACGGGACTCTCGCTCATCATCGCGATCGGTGCCCAGAATGCGTTCGTTCTGCGGCTCGGCATCGAGGGGCGCAACCGGGTCATCGCCCCGGTGGTGATCATCTGCGCCCTTTCCGACGCGGCGCTCATTCTGGCCGGGGTGCTCGGCATGGGCGCCCTCGTGCAGGCGGCACCCGTGGCCATGGTCGTCGTGCGGATGCTCGGGGCGGCCTTCCTGGTGGTCTACGGCCTGTGGGCCGCACGACGAGCTCTCCGCCCCGGCACGTTGGTGGTGACGGGCGCCCCGGGCGTCACCGGGATGCGGGTGGCCGTCGGCACGGTCCTCGCCCTCACCTGGCTCAACCCGCATGTGTACCTTGACACGGTGCTGTTCCTCGGCTCCGTCGCCTCCCAACAGGGCCCGGCCGAGCGCTGGTGGTGGGTGGGCGGCGCCATGCTGGCGAGCGTGCTGTGGTTCACCGGGCTGGGCTTCGGGGCGCGATTGCTGCGGCCTGTCTTCGCCCGGCCGGGAGCGTGGCGGGTGCTCGACGGCACCATCGCGGTGGTCATGCTCGCCCTCGGCATCCGGTTGGCGCTCAATTTCTGA